The Primulina huaijiensis isolate GDHJ02 chromosome 17, ASM1229523v2, whole genome shotgun sequence genome window below encodes:
- the LOC140962818 gene encoding uncharacterized protein isoform X2: MLDGLLGRGFSSKCKLMIKATRARIEVVRRRAEAKQRFLKEDLAKLLSNGLDINAFGRTEEFLAGLNLLSCYDFIEQTCEYIVKQLSRIEKQGECPEECREAVASLMFAAARFSDFPELRDLRNIFQQRFGNSLEAFVNQKFCEKLSVVPPARAKRLQVLHDITSEFSIKWDSKGFEQRMGSPSALVQVDVQKADGKQRHELLDAKGRIQSSAERNFMRRDNSNDHNQEMVKQARDEHSPIMKRYDEELKQVKTENLLHGKMQTNIDVGSVRQINGVSNSRKGGNCGTLTGNKHSYPAVKSDPEVMNVRSSNSSHRKDMDNRHTGYMGRNNGICHARKGENLEAFSRERGEYASSFGENLGKNDEVFTIDDCLNQTKALGSIKRELEEESDRSKSCTTYALLPPYVKPKDVIGLPPSYTRPKEDKRRASRVSNHVGSDSEYSINLSACNRSDAAGQTCTEPDENVHGEPFIEPTKMKSYRHEKDFGHQDDKVSISKPRSTRRKHHKSASGNDDEGSSEDGDAKRRSSSRRKDRSRKGLQMIFYEQQHRNNEEMLIDELLIHYCKKPSSYTGGKLKKKVQVQSLHQISQDVHDASKMAPVTTRSMSLPHESVASPEPKKAFNRSNTFQPDNQAPHVHPKLPDYDDLAERFAAMKGR, encoded by the exons ATGCTCGACGGTCTGCTGGGTCGTGGATTTAGCTCCAAATG CAAGTTGATGATAAAAGCGACTCGGGCgaggatcgaggtggtgaggaGGAGAGCGGAGGCGAAGCAGAGGTTCCTCAAAGAAGATCTGGCTAAGCTGCTTTCGAATGGTCTTGATATTAACGCCTTTGGAAGG ACAGAAGAATTCCTTGCTGGATTGAATCTCTTGTCGTGCTATGATTTTATTGAGCAAACTTGTGAGTATATAGTAAAGCAGCTTTCCAGAATCGAGAAACAAGG GGAATGCCCAGAAGAATGTAGGGAGGCTGTTGCTTCGCTGATGTTTGCTGCTGCAAGGTTTTCTGATTTTCCTGAACTGCGAGATCTGAGGAATATATTTCAGCAGAGATTTGGAAATAGTTTAGAGGCTTTTGTTAATCAGAAG TTTTGTGAGAAACTATCTGTGGTACCTCCTGCACGAGCAAAGAGGCTCCAGGTATTACATGACATAACTTCAGAGTTTTCAATAAAGTGGGATTCAAAGGGTTTTGAACAAAGGATGGGCTCCCCTTCTGCACTTGTGCAG GTTGACGTACAAAAAGCTGACGGTAAACAAAGGCATGAACTTCTTGATGCAAAAGGCAGAATACAGAGCTCTGCAGAACGCAATTTTATGAGAAGAGACAACTCAAATGACCATAATCAGGAAATGGTTAAGCAGGCAC GTGACGAGCATTCTCCTATCATGAAGAGATATGATGAAGAACTGAAGCAAGtaaaaacagaaaatttatTACATGGGAAAATGCAAACTAATATTGATGTTGGAAGCGTCAGACAAATTAATGGTGTCAGTAATTCAAGGAAAGGAGGAAACTGTGGAACATTGACTGGAAATAAGCATTCTTACCCCGCTGTGAAAAGTGACCCAGAAGTCATGAATGTAAGATCAAGCAATTCATCCCACAGAAAAGACATGGATAATAGGCACACTGGATACATGGGACGCAACAATGGAATCTGCCACGCTAGAAAAGGagaaaatttagaagcattTTCTCGTGAAAGAGGTGAATATGCCTCAAGTTTTGGAGAAAATCTGGGAAAGAATGATGAAGTCTTTACTATCGATGATTGTCTCAATCAAACCAAAGCATTGGGATCAATAAAAAGAGAACTGGAGGAAGAATCTGATAGATCGAAATCTTGCACTACATATGCTCTCCTTCCACCATATGTCAAACCGAAGGACGTCATTGGTCTCCCTCCTTCATATACTAGACCAAAAGAAGATAAACGCAGAGCAAGTAGAGTTTCTAATCATGTGGGTTCTGATAGTGAGTATTCAATTAACTTATCCGCTTGCAACAGAAGTGATGCAGCAGGCCAGACCTGTACTGAACCAGATGAAAATGTTCATGGAGAACCATTCATTGAACCCACCAAAATGAAGAGTTATCGCCATGAAAAAGATTTTGGTCATCAGGATGATAAAGTTTCCATATCAAAACCTCGATCAACTCGGAGGAAGCACCATAAGTCAGCATCAGGTAATGATGATGAGGGTAGCAGTGAAGATGGTGATGCCAAGAGGAGATCAAGTAGTAGAAGAAAGGACCGTTCAAGAAAAGGCTTGCAGATGATTTTTTATGAGCAGCAGCATAGAAACAATGAGGAGATGCTTATAGACGAACTGTTAATTCATTACTGCAAGAAACCATCCAGCTACACTGGAGGAAAGTTGAAGAAAAAGGTGCAGGTTCAATCTTTACATCAAATCTCTCAAGATGTGCATGATGCTTCTAAAATGGCACCAGTGACCACCAGATCTATGTCCCTACCGCACGAATCAGTCGCTTCACCAGAGCCGAAAAAGGCATTTAATCGTTCAAATACTTTCCAGCCAGATAATCAAGCACCCCATGTCCATCCTAAACTACCTGACTATGATGATCTGGCTGAGCGGTTTGCTGCCATGAAAGGAAGATAA
- the LOC140962818 gene encoding uncharacterized protein isoform X1 translates to MLDGLLGRGFSSKCKLMIKATRARIEVVRRRAEAKQRFLKEDLAKLLSNGLDINAFGRTEEFLAGLNLLSCYDFIEQTCEYIVKQLSRIEKQGECPEECREAVASLMFAAARFSDFPELRDLRNIFQQRFGNSLEAFVNQKFCEKLSVVPPARAKRLQVLHDITSEFSIKWDSKGFEQRMGSPSALVQVDVQKADGKQRHELLDAKGRIQSSAERNFMRRDNSNDHNQEMVKQARKSPLKKGESNTQGGDFLFHGRQTSSGDEHSPIMKRYDEELKQVKTENLLHGKMQTNIDVGSVRQINGVSNSRKGGNCGTLTGNKHSYPAVKSDPEVMNVRSSNSSHRKDMDNRHTGYMGRNNGICHARKGENLEAFSRERGEYASSFGENLGKNDEVFTIDDCLNQTKALGSIKRELEEESDRSKSCTTYALLPPYVKPKDVIGLPPSYTRPKEDKRRASRVSNHVGSDSEYSINLSACNRSDAAGQTCTEPDENVHGEPFIEPTKMKSYRHEKDFGHQDDKVSISKPRSTRRKHHKSASGNDDEGSSEDGDAKRRSSSRRKDRSRKGLQMIFYEQQHRNNEEMLIDELLIHYCKKPSSYTGGKLKKKVQVQSLHQISQDVHDASKMAPVTTRSMSLPHESVASPEPKKAFNRSNTFQPDNQAPHVHPKLPDYDDLAERFAAMKGR, encoded by the exons ATGCTCGACGGTCTGCTGGGTCGTGGATTTAGCTCCAAATG CAAGTTGATGATAAAAGCGACTCGGGCgaggatcgaggtggtgaggaGGAGAGCGGAGGCGAAGCAGAGGTTCCTCAAAGAAGATCTGGCTAAGCTGCTTTCGAATGGTCTTGATATTAACGCCTTTGGAAGG ACAGAAGAATTCCTTGCTGGATTGAATCTCTTGTCGTGCTATGATTTTATTGAGCAAACTTGTGAGTATATAGTAAAGCAGCTTTCCAGAATCGAGAAACAAGG GGAATGCCCAGAAGAATGTAGGGAGGCTGTTGCTTCGCTGATGTTTGCTGCTGCAAGGTTTTCTGATTTTCCTGAACTGCGAGATCTGAGGAATATATTTCAGCAGAGATTTGGAAATAGTTTAGAGGCTTTTGTTAATCAGAAG TTTTGTGAGAAACTATCTGTGGTACCTCCTGCACGAGCAAAGAGGCTCCAGGTATTACATGACATAACTTCAGAGTTTTCAATAAAGTGGGATTCAAAGGGTTTTGAACAAAGGATGGGCTCCCCTTCTGCACTTGTGCAG GTTGACGTACAAAAAGCTGACGGTAAACAAAGGCATGAACTTCTTGATGCAAAAGGCAGAATACAGAGCTCTGCAGAACGCAATTTTATGAGAAGAGACAACTCAAATGACCATAATCAGGAAATGGTTAAGCAGGCACGTAAGTCTCCATTGAAGAAAGGAGAAAGCAATACACAAGGAGgtgattttttatttcatgGAAGACAAACATCGTCAGGTGACGAGCATTCTCCTATCATGAAGAGATATGATGAAGAACTGAAGCAAGtaaaaacagaaaatttatTACATGGGAAAATGCAAACTAATATTGATGTTGGAAGCGTCAGACAAATTAATGGTGTCAGTAATTCAAGGAAAGGAGGAAACTGTGGAACATTGACTGGAAATAAGCATTCTTACCCCGCTGTGAAAAGTGACCCAGAAGTCATGAATGTAAGATCAAGCAATTCATCCCACAGAAAAGACATGGATAATAGGCACACTGGATACATGGGACGCAACAATGGAATCTGCCACGCTAGAAAAGGagaaaatttagaagcattTTCTCGTGAAAGAGGTGAATATGCCTCAAGTTTTGGAGAAAATCTGGGAAAGAATGATGAAGTCTTTACTATCGATGATTGTCTCAATCAAACCAAAGCATTGGGATCAATAAAAAGAGAACTGGAGGAAGAATCTGATAGATCGAAATCTTGCACTACATATGCTCTCCTTCCACCATATGTCAAACCGAAGGACGTCATTGGTCTCCCTCCTTCATATACTAGACCAAAAGAAGATAAACGCAGAGCAAGTAGAGTTTCTAATCATGTGGGTTCTGATAGTGAGTATTCAATTAACTTATCCGCTTGCAACAGAAGTGATGCAGCAGGCCAGACCTGTACTGAACCAGATGAAAATGTTCATGGAGAACCATTCATTGAACCCACCAAAATGAAGAGTTATCGCCATGAAAAAGATTTTGGTCATCAGGATGATAAAGTTTCCATATCAAAACCTCGATCAACTCGGAGGAAGCACCATAAGTCAGCATCAGGTAATGATGATGAGGGTAGCAGTGAAGATGGTGATGCCAAGAGGAGATCAAGTAGTAGAAGAAAGGACCGTTCAAGAAAAGGCTTGCAGATGATTTTTTATGAGCAGCAGCATAGAAACAATGAGGAGATGCTTATAGACGAACTGTTAATTCATTACTGCAAGAAACCATCCAGCTACACTGGAGGAAAGTTGAAGAAAAAGGTGCAGGTTCAATCTTTACATCAAATCTCTCAAGATGTGCATGATGCTTCTAAAATGGCACCAGTGACCACCAGATCTATGTCCCTACCGCACGAATCAGTCGCTTCACCAGAGCCGAAAAAGGCATTTAATCGTTCAAATACTTTCCAGCCAGATAATCAAGCACCCCATGTCCATCCTAAACTACCTGACTATGATGATCTGGCTGAGCGGTTTGCTGCCATGAAAGGAAGATAA